A genome region from Constrictibacter sp. MBR-5 includes the following:
- a CDS encoding peptidoglycan-binding domain-containing protein has translation MGGLSGAHAASPGFFDQSLASQLVQSMTQRRILQNDDATDAACKSRTFTQAMVVQQPVVQNHGGYSSKSWQEDWTLSRCGSDVFYRVFYSEVGAGGITFSVAQLDSAGMAVVQPTIVQPEAPLLRLTKPYMRGDDVKTVQAALKKAGVSVSVDGVFGPGTHKAVMAFQKEKGLQTDGEVGKTTRDALGL, from the coding sequence ATGGGCGGTCTGTCCGGGGCACACGCAGCCTCCCCCGGCTTCTTCGATCAGTCGCTGGCGTCGCAGCTGGTTCAGTCGATGACGCAGCGCCGGATCCTGCAGAACGACGATGCCACCGACGCAGCGTGCAAGTCGCGAACCTTCACCCAGGCGATGGTGGTGCAGCAGCCGGTGGTCCAGAACCACGGCGGCTACAGCTCGAAGAGCTGGCAGGAGGACTGGACGCTGAGCCGTTGCGGCAGCGACGTGTTCTACCGCGTCTTCTACAGCGAGGTCGGCGCCGGCGGGATCACCTTCTCCGTCGCGCAGCTCGATTCGGCAGGCATGGCGGTGGTGCAGCCGACGATCGTCCAGCCCGAGGCGCCGCTTCTGCGCCTCACGAAGCCCTATATGCGCGGCGACGACGTGAAGACGGTTCAGGCGGCGCTGAAGAAGGCGGGCGTCAGCGTCTCCGTCGACGGCGTGTTCGGCCCGGGCACGCACAAGGCGGTGATGGCTTTCCAGAAGGAGAAGGGGCTTCAGACCGACGGCGAGGTCGGGAAGACCACCCGCGACGCCCTCGGTCTGTAA
- the pip gene encoding prolyl aminopeptidase translates to MPERQLFPAIDPNRSGMLRLDAVHTMYWEECGNPHGVPIVFLHGGPGAGCTPIYRRFFDPDHYRIVLFDQRGAGRSVPGAELRDNTTAHLVSDIERLREHLAIQRWLVFGGSWGSTLALAYGQAHPRRCLGFVLRGVFLGSRREVDWFLHSMGAIFPEALRDLRDALPAGERGDLLRAYHRRLTSPDPAVHLPAARAWSRYESACSMLRPVPPGGTRPGGDASALAISRIEAHYFVNEMFLREGQLMQGLERIRHLPATIVQGRYDMICPIATADALARAWPEARYIIVPDAGHSALEPGIRSALIEATDDMRSRLVIAAP, encoded by the coding sequence ATGCCCGAACGGCAGCTCTTTCCGGCGATCGATCCGAATCGCAGCGGCATGCTGCGACTCGACGCCGTGCATACGATGTACTGGGAGGAGTGCGGCAATCCGCACGGGGTTCCCATCGTCTTCCTGCATGGCGGTCCGGGCGCGGGATGCACGCCGATCTACCGCCGATTCTTCGATCCCGATCATTATCGTATCGTTCTGTTCGATCAGCGCGGCGCCGGCCGCTCGGTCCCTGGCGCGGAGCTGCGCGACAACACCACCGCGCACCTGGTTTCCGATATCGAGCGGTTGCGAGAGCATCTGGCGATCCAGCGCTGGCTAGTGTTCGGCGGTTCATGGGGCTCGACGCTTGCGCTGGCCTACGGGCAGGCGCATCCGCGGCGCTGTCTCGGTTTCGTGCTGCGCGGGGTCTTTCTCGGGAGCAGGCGCGAGGTCGACTGGTTCCTGCACAGCATGGGCGCGATCTTCCCGGAAGCGCTGCGCGATCTGCGCGATGCGCTGCCGGCCGGGGAGAGGGGCGACCTGTTGCGCGCCTATCACCGGCGGCTGACCAGCCCAGATCCTGCCGTCCATCTGCCGGCGGCGCGGGCGTGGAGCCGCTACGAGAGCGCATGCTCGATGCTGCGGCCGGTGCCGCCCGGTGGGACGCGACCCGGCGGCGATGCCAGCGCCCTCGCCATCTCGCGCATAGAGGCGCACTACTTCGTCAATGAGATGTTTCTGCGCGAGGGGCAGCTGATGCAGGGGCTGGAGCGTATCCGCCACCTGCCGGCGACCATCGTGCAGGGCCGCTACGACATGATCTGTCCTATCGCGACGGCCGACGCACTTGCCCGGGCCTGGCCGGAGGCGCGCTATATCATCGTGCCGGATGCCGGCCACTCGGCACTGGAACCCGGCATCCGCTCTGCGCTGATCGAGGCCACGGACGACATGCGAAGCCGCCTCGTCATCGCGGCGCCCTGA
- a CDS encoding phosphatase PAP2 family protein, translating into MIAAAVYVVALLGGVVEEVIEAEEIVVLDTAISDFLAPVREVPLVPFFLWITRFGNTETLVAVTLVSTGFLWADRRPAYILPLWIAVLGSQATTWSGKFGFARPRPEFVTSETALSPAFPSAHATGAAAVYGFVAYAIIRDALSARQRFEVAYWSMVLIALVSFSRIFLGVHFASDVAAGLLVGSFWLLVAFTLAEYLRQRGTPG; encoded by the coding sequence GTGATCGCGGCGGCGGTCTATGTGGTGGCGCTGCTCGGCGGCGTGGTCGAGGAGGTGATCGAGGCGGAGGAGATCGTCGTCCTCGATACGGCGATCAGCGACTTCCTGGCGCCGGTACGCGAGGTGCCGCTGGTGCCGTTCTTCCTCTGGATCACGCGGTTCGGCAACACCGAGACGCTCGTCGCGGTGACGCTGGTGTCGACCGGCTTCCTCTGGGCGGACCGCCGGCCGGCCTACATTCTGCCGCTTTGGATCGCGGTGCTGGGGTCGCAGGCTACGACATGGTCGGGAAAGTTCGGCTTTGCGCGCCCGCGACCGGAGTTCGTGACCAGCGAGACGGCGTTGTCGCCGGCTTTCCCGAGCGCTCATGCGACCGGTGCTGCGGCGGTCTACGGGTTCGTCGCCTATGCCATCATTCGCGACGCGCTCAGCGCGCGCCAGCGCTTCGAGGTCGCGTACTGGAGCATGGTGCTGATCGCGCTGGTCAGCTTCAGCCGGATCTTTCTGGGCGTGCATTTCGCCAGCGACGTCGCTGCCGGCCTGCTGGTCGGCAGCTTCTGGCTGCTCGTCGCCTTCACGCTGGCGGAGTATCTGCGCCAGCGCGGCACCCCCGGCTGA
- a CDS encoding aldo/keto reductase, with amino-acid sequence MHALGDLVRQGKIRYFGVSNYRSWRVAEICRICDELGIDRPVVSQPYYNAVNRMPETEHIPACAHFGLGVFPYSPVARGILSGKYKADAPPPEGSRAARQDKRMMQTEWRPESMAVADRIKAHAESRGISSSQFATAWVLNNRLITGTIAGPRTDAHLEDYLGALAYRFTAEDEALVDSLVSPGHPSTPGYNDPAYPIEGRIART; translated from the coding sequence GTGCACGCCCTGGGCGACCTCGTGCGCCAGGGCAAAATCCGCTACTTCGGCGTTTCGAACTACCGCTCCTGGCGCGTCGCCGAGATCTGCCGCATCTGCGACGAACTCGGCATCGACCGCCCGGTCGTCAGCCAGCCCTACTACAACGCGGTCAACCGCATGCCGGAGACCGAACACATTCCTGCCTGCGCGCATTTCGGCCTGGGCGTCTTCCCCTACAGCCCGGTGGCGCGCGGCATCCTCTCCGGCAAGTACAAGGCCGATGCGCCGCCGCCGGAAGGCAGCCGTGCGGCCCGTCAGGACAAGCGGATGATGCAGACGGAGTGGCGCCCCGAATCCATGGCCGTCGCCGACCGCATCAAGGCGCACGCCGAGAGCCGCGGCATCAGTTCCAGCCAGTTCGCCACGGCCTGGGTGCTGAACAACAGACTGATCACCGGAACGATCGCCGGCCCGCGCACGGACGCGCATCTCGAGGATTATCTCGGCGCCCTCGCCTATCGCTTCACCGCCGAGGACGAGGCACTCGTCGACTCGCTCGTGTCCCCCGGCCATCCGTCGACGCCGGGCTACAACGATCCCGCCTACCCGATCGAAGGCCGCATCGCCCGCACCTGA
- the rlmJ gene encoding 23S rRNA (adenine(2030)-N(6))-methyltransferase RlmJ, translated as MNYRHAFHAGNFADVLKHAVLALAIAHLKRKDKPFVVIDTHAGPGSYDLTADEASRTGEAAQGIVAVAAAPQPPELLAPYLEIVRGLNRAEASTLRWYPGSPRLARDLLRPADRLVAVELHPRDAAILTSEFGGDRRATVHTLDGWLALKSFLPPKERRGLVLVDPPFERPGEFDRLLHGLKEAHRRWATGILMFWYPIKSREDADAFTEAARRLAIPQTLLVELGVAAVVPGEKLSACGLVIVNPPWRLDEDLRRLLPWLQRVLARGPGAGHRLEWLVGERPSGQTADDDPTAHREE; from the coding sequence ATGAACTACCGGCACGCCTTCCACGCCGGCAACTTCGCCGACGTTCTCAAACACGCTGTCCTCGCGCTCGCGATTGCGCATCTGAAGCGCAAGGACAAGCCGTTCGTCGTCATCGACACGCACGCCGGCCCCGGGTCCTACGACCTGACTGCCGACGAGGCGTCGCGGACCGGAGAAGCGGCGCAGGGCATCGTCGCCGTCGCGGCCGCACCCCAGCCTCCCGAATTGCTCGCGCCCTATCTCGAGATCGTGCGCGGGCTCAATCGAGCCGAAGCATCCACCCTGCGCTGGTATCCCGGATCGCCCCGTCTGGCGCGCGATCTGCTGCGGCCCGCGGACCGGCTGGTCGCGGTCGAGCTTCACCCGCGCGACGCGGCGATCCTGACATCCGAGTTCGGGGGAGATCGCCGCGCCACCGTACACACGCTCGACGGCTGGCTGGCGCTCAAGTCCTTCCTCCCGCCGAAGGAGCGCCGCGGCCTCGTCCTCGTCGATCCGCCGTTTGAACGGCCGGGCGAGTTCGACCGGCTGCTTCACGGGCTGAAGGAGGCGCACCGTCGCTGGGCGACGGGCATCCTGATGTTCTGGTATCCAATCAAGAGCCGCGAGGACGCGGATGCGTTCACCGAGGCCGCACGGCGGTTGGCCATTCCGCAAACCCTTCTGGTCGAACTCGGCGTCGCGGCCGTCGTTCCGGGTGAAAAGCTGTCGGCTTGCGGGCTCGTGATCGTCAATCCGCCCTGGCGGCTCGACGAGGATCTGCGCCGCCTTCTGCCCTGGCTGCAGCGAGTCTTGGCGCGAGGACCGGGCGCCGGCCATCGGCTCGAATGGCTGGTCGGGGAGCGGCCGAGCGGGCAGACTGCCGACGATGACCCGACCGCCCACCGCGAGGAGTGA
- a CDS encoding TorF family putative porin, which yields MTNSFTGRAALAAAVMAACIGGPALAESPIPGEFSANVSLGTDYVFRGISQTDEDPTIQGGLDWSHDSGVYLGIWASNVDFNDGDEAHIEADIYGGWKPTFGGFTFDIGGIYYAYPGADNDLNYDYVEAKLGASYDFEVAEAGVTMFYSPNFFGGGDDAFYLSGDVAVPLPYSFSLGGHLGHQWISDNTGFGTPDYLDWAISVTYALDGVADFKLAYTDTDLKNSECNDICDARAVFSVSRSF from the coding sequence ATGACCAACAGTTTCACAGGGCGGGCCGCTCTTGCCGCGGCGGTAATGGCGGCATGCATCGGCGGACCGGCCCTGGCGGAATCGCCCATTCCGGGCGAATTCTCGGCTAATGTTTCGCTGGGTACCGACTACGTGTTCCGCGGCATCTCGCAGACCGACGAAGACCCGACCATCCAGGGCGGACTCGACTGGTCGCACGATTCCGGGGTCTATCTCGGGATCTGGGCGTCCAATGTCGACTTCAACGACGGCGACGAAGCCCATATCGAAGCCGACATCTATGGCGGCTGGAAGCCCACGTTCGGCGGGTTCACCTTCGACATCGGCGGCATCTACTACGCCTATCCGGGCGCCGACAACGACCTCAACTACGATTATGTCGAAGCGAAGCTCGGTGCGAGCTACGACTTCGAAGTCGCCGAGGCCGGCGTCACGATGTTCTATTCGCCGAACTTCTTCGGTGGCGGAGACGACGCTTTCTACCTTTCCGGCGACGTCGCGGTCCCGCTGCCCTACAGCTTCTCGCTGGGTGGTCATCTCGGCCACCAATGGATCTCGGACAACACCGGCTTCGGAACGCCCGATTATCTCGACTGGGCGATCAGCGTGACCTACGCGCTGGACGGCGTGGCCGATTTCAAGCTGGCCTACACCGACACCGACCTGAAGAACTCCGAGTGCAACGACATCTGCGACGCTCGCGCGGTGTTCTCAGTCTCCCGGTCCTTCTGA
- a CDS encoding cation:proton antiporter has protein sequence MEEQLLVVLVVVAAAGMMGQWIAWRLGLPAIFVLLCLGLAIGPLSRLVVPEQDFGAMLDPMIGLAVGIIVFEGGLGLNFSELRRSGQGIRRLVGLGIPLSAGLTYIAAYYIGGFTWEVSILLASMLLITGPTVIQPLLRQAKVGMRAAAFLKWEGVLNDAIGAVLTVLVLEFILSTVATRDLTAPLIDTLVDLARGTAIAAFLGLGAGFLAAMLMRADRVPEFLKAPFVVTVVVCIYAGAHLIQHESGLIAVALFGITLANRDLPEIEDLRRFNDSLTVLLVSGLFVIIAATLEPEAFSEIGWREVLFLAALVLVVRPVATTVATMRSDMDWRERLFVGLIAPRGIVVAALATLVGSRLSQADLEGADRVLPVVFGAIILTVSLQGFLIGPLARALGLASTTRPSLVIVGSNPWTAALAQTLRRLGTPVLITDHSAEALQAAEADDISVHHGHILAPTEDAPEELKDLEYLLAATDDDAFNALICTRFASSIGQQRVFQLPYADHLDFGPEWRGRVAFGAGFTRESLLQRLKAGWRFRVCAPDDVWPQGDTDRAIAILRLLPNGDLTIASEETTATEPANAQVVIFEAPDSASIEDCKGDRRSSSPSS, from the coding sequence ATGGAAGAGCAGTTGCTGGTCGTCCTCGTCGTCGTCGCAGCGGCCGGGATGATGGGGCAATGGATCGCGTGGCGGCTCGGCCTTCCGGCAATCTTCGTCCTTCTGTGCCTGGGCTTGGCCATCGGACCCCTGAGCCGCCTCGTGGTCCCGGAACAGGATTTCGGCGCGATGCTCGACCCGATGATCGGCCTCGCGGTCGGCATCATCGTGTTCGAGGGGGGCCTCGGTCTGAACTTCTCCGAACTCCGCCGCTCCGGCCAGGGCATCCGGCGGCTGGTCGGGCTCGGCATCCCGCTGTCCGCAGGACTGACCTACATCGCCGCCTACTACATCGGCGGCTTTACCTGGGAGGTCTCAATCCTCCTGGCGAGCATGCTGCTGATCACCGGACCGACCGTCATTCAGCCGCTCCTGCGCCAAGCCAAGGTCGGCATGCGCGCCGCCGCCTTCCTGAAGTGGGAGGGCGTGCTGAACGATGCGATCGGCGCCGTGCTGACGGTCCTCGTGCTGGAGTTCATTCTGTCGACGGTAGCAACGCGGGACCTGACCGCCCCGTTGATCGATACGCTCGTCGACCTCGCGCGCGGCACCGCCATCGCAGCATTCCTCGGCCTCGGCGCCGGCTTCCTCGCCGCCATGCTGATGCGGGCCGATCGGGTTCCGGAGTTTCTGAAGGCGCCGTTCGTCGTGACCGTCGTCGTGTGCATCTATGCCGGCGCCCACCTCATCCAGCATGAGTCCGGCCTGATCGCCGTGGCCCTGTTCGGCATCACCCTCGCCAACCGCGACCTTCCGGAAATCGAGGACCTGCGACGGTTCAACGACAGCCTGACGGTGCTCCTTGTATCGGGCCTCTTCGTCATCATCGCGGCGACGCTCGAGCCCGAAGCATTCAGCGAGATCGGCTGGCGCGAGGTCCTCTTCCTCGCCGCGTTGGTACTGGTCGTCCGGCCCGTCGCGACGACGGTGGCGACGATGCGCAGCGACATGGACTGGCGCGAGCGGCTCTTCGTCGGCCTGATCGCCCCGCGCGGGATCGTGGTAGCCGCCCTCGCGACGCTGGTCGGCTCGCGCCTGAGCCAGGCCGACCTCGAAGGCGCGGACCGGGTGCTGCCCGTGGTCTTCGGCGCCATCATCCTGACGGTATCCCTGCAGGGCTTCCTGATCGGGCCTCTGGCGCGCGCCCTGGGTCTCGCCTCGACCACGAGGCCCAGCCTCGTCATCGTCGGCTCGAACCCCTGGACGGCTGCATTGGCACAGACACTGCGCCGCCTGGGAACGCCGGTATTGATCACCGACCATTCGGCCGAAGCCCTGCAGGCGGCGGAGGCGGACGACATATCGGTCCACCACGGCCACATCCTGGCCCCGACGGAGGACGCGCCGGAGGAGCTGAAGGATCTGGAGTATCTGCTGGCGGCGACCGACGACGACGCCTTCAATGCCCTGATCTGCACGCGGTTCGCGTCGAGCATCGGGCAGCAGCGCGTGTTCCAGCTGCCCTACGCGGACCATCTGGACTTCGGCCCGGAGTGGCGCGGCCGGGTCGCGTTCGGCGCTGGGTTTACCCGGGAGAGCCTCCTCCAGCGGCTGAAGGCCGGATGGCGATTCCGTGTCTGCGCGCCGGACGACGTGTGGCCACAAGGTGACACCGACCGGGCCATCGCGATCCTGAGGCTGTTGCCGAATGGCGACCTGACGATCGCATCTGAGGAAACGACCGCCACGGAGCCCGCGAACGCACAGGTGGTGATCTTCGAAGCGCCTGATTCCGCATCAATTGAGGACTGTAAGGGCGATCGCCGCTCGTCTTCGCCCAGTTCCTGA
- a CDS encoding alpha/beta hydrolase yields MTATVFEPIVGRYLNCEIGGRPHRLYVEEAGSGIPLLCLHTAGADGRQFRAVLNDAAVTEHFRVIAFDMPWHGKSSPPAGWEREEYKLTTDAYVGLVRDVARALDLDRPVVMGCSIGGRIVLHLALDHPDEFRALIGLQAGAHVERYLDLDWLHRGDVHGGEVAAGWVSGLMGPESPSVERWETLWHYMQGGPGVFKGDLFFYAIDGDIRDRLHGIDTSRCPLYMLNGEYDYSARPEDAEAIAAAVPGTHLKVMPGLGHFPMSEDPASFRQHLLPVLERIRESG; encoded by the coding sequence ATGACCGCCACCGTGTTCGAGCCGATCGTCGGCCGCTACCTGAACTGCGAGATCGGCGGCCGCCCGCACAGGCTCTATGTCGAGGAGGCGGGCAGCGGGATCCCGCTGCTGTGCCTGCATACCGCGGGCGCGGACGGCCGACAGTTCCGCGCCGTGCTCAACGACGCCGCCGTTACCGAGCACTTCCGCGTCATCGCTTTCGACATGCCGTGGCACGGCAAGTCGTCCCCGCCCGCCGGGTGGGAGCGGGAGGAGTACAAGCTGACGACCGATGCGTATGTCGGACTGGTGCGCGACGTCGCCCGCGCCCTCGATCTCGACCGGCCCGTGGTGATGGGCTGCTCGATCGGCGGTCGCATCGTCCTGCATCTGGCACTCGACCATCCAGACGAGTTCCGGGCCCTGATCGGCCTGCAGGCGGGGGCGCATGTCGAGCGCTATCTGGATCTGGACTGGCTGCACCGCGGCGACGTTCACGGCGGCGAGGTCGCGGCCGGCTGGGTGTCCGGCCTGATGGGTCCCGAAAGTCCCTCCGTGGAGCGATGGGAGACGCTCTGGCACTACATGCAGGGCGGGCCCGGCGTGTTCAAAGGCGACCTCTTCTTCTATGCGATCGACGGTGACATTCGGGACCGGCTGCACGGCATCGACACGTCGCGCTGTCCGCTCTACATGCTCAACGGCGAGTACGATTATTCGGCGCGTCCCGAGGACGCCGAGGCCATCGCGGCCGCGGTGCCGGGTACGCATCTGAAGGTGATGCCGGGCCTCGGGCACTTTCCGATGAGTGAGGATCCGGCCAGCTTCCGCCAACATCTGCTGCCGGTACTCGAGCGGATCAGAGAGAGCGGCTGA
- a CDS encoding CAP domain-containing protein: MAGAVLLVAGGLDTATASARATTLATLRQEALNLVNRDRAANGLAPLSLDARLDAAAQRHAEDMLQRNYVEHVSPEGRTPMDRYVAAGGKTTQAVAENIAGCERCPPPDADQLARLQTGWMDSPGHRHNLLGGGFERFGFGAVADGGGRLYAVQMFAGPGEPRRAEGAPQPRPIDAEAQLDLLVVLANQRRSTLGLPPLQASPSLSIAAGTLVLRRTGEDLAGVGEIPPDEVLGAVPRDDRGRWRAMSLLVGECGGCGRLPTDADLRFFAERWLGGGRPGGLVDPEATHLGFALSSDGDGKKTALAVIGIGR, encoded by the coding sequence GTGGCCGGAGCGGTCCTGCTCGTCGCCGGTGGGCTCGACACCGCGACAGCGTCGGCCAGGGCGACGACCCTCGCCACGCTGCGCCAGGAGGCGTTGAATTTGGTGAACCGCGATCGGGCAGCGAACGGACTGGCGCCGCTCAGTCTTGACGCCCGTCTCGATGCCGCGGCCCAGCGCCATGCCGAGGACATGCTGCAGCGAAACTATGTCGAGCACGTCTCGCCCGAGGGACGGACGCCGATGGACCGCTACGTCGCGGCCGGAGGCAAGACGACCCAGGCCGTCGCCGAGAACATCGCCGGGTGCGAGCGCTGCCCTCCACCGGATGCGGATCAGCTGGCGCGGCTGCAGACGGGGTGGATGGACAGTCCGGGCCACCGGCACAACCTGCTCGGCGGCGGCTTCGAGCGATTCGGCTTCGGCGCCGTCGCCGATGGCGGAGGGCGCCTCTATGCCGTTCAGATGTTCGCCGGGCCGGGAGAGCCGCGGCGGGCCGAGGGTGCGCCGCAGCCGAGACCGATCGACGCCGAGGCGCAACTCGACCTGCTCGTCGTCCTCGCCAACCAGCGGCGGAGCACGCTGGGTCTGCCGCCGCTGCAGGCGAGCCCGTCGTTGAGCATAGCGGCGGGGACGCTCGTCCTGCGGCGGACCGGCGAGGATCTGGCGGGGGTGGGGGAGATCCCGCCCGACGAGGTGCTCGGTGCCGTTCCGCGTGACGACAGGGGGCGCTGGCGCGCAATGTCGCTGCTCGTCGGCGAATGCGGCGGCTGCGGCCGCCTGCCGACCGATGCGGATCTGCGCTTCTTCGCCGAGCGTTGGCTGGGCGGCGGCCGCCCGGGCGGCCTCGTCGATCCGGAGGCGACTCATCTCGGCTTCGCCCTCAGCAGCGACGGCGACGGCAAGAAGACCGCACTCGCGGTCATCGGGATCGGCCGTTAA
- a CDS encoding choline dehydrogenase → MDYDYIIVGGGSAGCVLANRLTEDARVTVLLLEAGGRDSNPWIHVPVGYVRTLDNPNVNWRFYSEPEETTGNRPIPIPRGKVIGGSSSINGMLYVRGQRQDYDMWAQLGCRGWSFEDVLPYFKKSEDCERGGSDLRGTGGPLRVSELTMRNPVCNAFVAAAQQIGLPGNDDYNGWDQEGIFHSQVTLRDGRRASTARAFLKPAMKRPNLRVELGAHTRRVLTEGRRATGVEYQVRGAVKTARAGREVILAAGAIGSPQILELSGIGQSERVKQLGLDVVHDLPGVGENLQDHYIIRMQWKATQRVTFNELSRGLPLMREVVRYALFRKGLLTLPAASVVAFVRTRPELESPDVQYHITPASFADPVKRILDSFPGISCAPCQLRPESRGSVHAKIADPLAAPAIRPNFLSDPLDQQTTVAGMRWARKILHAPALDAYRGEEVRPGADIQTDNELLHYARTTGATVYHPVGTCKMGTDPMAVVDNELRVRGIAGLRVVDASIMPRLVSGNTNAPTIMIAEKAADMIKAAARAGVAVA, encoded by the coding sequence ATGGACTATGACTACATCATCGTCGGCGGCGGGTCGGCCGGGTGCGTTCTGGCGAACCGGTTGACCGAGGATGCGCGGGTCACGGTTCTCCTGCTGGAAGCCGGCGGGCGCGACAGCAACCCCTGGATCCACGTTCCGGTCGGCTATGTCCGGACGCTCGACAACCCGAACGTCAACTGGCGCTTCTATTCCGAACCCGAGGAAACGACCGGCAACCGCCCGATCCCCATCCCGCGCGGCAAGGTGATCGGCGGCTCCAGCTCGATCAACGGGATGCTCTACGTTCGCGGTCAACGTCAGGACTACGACATGTGGGCGCAACTCGGCTGCCGCGGCTGGTCGTTCGAGGACGTGCTGCCCTATTTCAAGAAGTCCGAGGACTGCGAGCGCGGCGGCTCGGACCTGCGCGGGACCGGCGGGCCGCTTCGGGTATCCGAACTGACGATGCGCAATCCTGTCTGCAACGCCTTCGTTGCGGCCGCGCAACAGATCGGGCTGCCGGGAAACGACGACTATAACGGCTGGGACCAGGAGGGCATCTTCCACAGCCAGGTGACGCTCCGCGACGGGCGCCGCGCCAGCACCGCGCGGGCGTTCCTGAAGCCTGCCATGAAGCGCCCCAACCTTCGCGTCGAACTGGGAGCGCACACGCGCCGCGTGCTGACCGAAGGCCGGCGTGCCACCGGTGTCGAGTATCAGGTGCGGGGCGCGGTGAAGACGGCGCGCGCCGGACGCGAGGTCATCCTGGCCGCCGGCGCCATCGGCTCACCGCAGATCCTCGAACTGTCGGGTATCGGTCAGAGCGAGCGCGTGAAGCAGCTGGGGCTGGACGTCGTGCACGACCTGCCCGGCGTCGGCGAGAACCTGCAGGACCACTACATCATCCGCATGCAGTGGAAGGCGACCCAGCGGGTCACCTTCAACGAACTGTCGCGCGGCCTGCCGCTGATGCGCGAGGTCGTCCGATACGCCCTGTTCAGGAAGGGGCTCCTCACCCTGCCGGCGGCCAGCGTCGTCGCCTTCGTGCGCACGCGTCCCGAACTGGAGTCGCCGGACGTGCAGTATCACATCACGCCCGCGAGTTTCGCCGATCCGGTGAAGCGGATCCTGGACAGCTTCCCCGGCATCTCCTGCGCGCCGTGCCAGCTGCGCCCGGAGAGCCGCGGCAGCGTGCACGCCAAGATCGCCGACCCGCTGGCGGCGCCCGCGATCCGGCCGAACTTCCTTTCCGATCCGCTCGACCAGCAGACGACCGTCGCCGGGATGCGCTGGGCACGCAAGATCCTGCATGCACCGGCGCTGGACGCCTATCGTGGCGAGGAAGTGCGGCCAGGTGCGGACATACAGACCGACAACGAACTGCTGCACTATGCCCGGACGACGGGAGCCACCGTCTATCACCCGGTGGGCACCTGTAAGATGGGCACCGATCCGATGGCGGTCGTCGACAACGAGCTGCGGGTGCGCGGCATCGCCGGCCTGCGGGTCGTCGATGCGTCGATCATGCCGCGCCTCGTCTCCGGCAACACCAACGCCCCGACGATCATGATCGCCGAGAAGGCCGCCGACATGATCAAGGCGGCGGCGCGTGCCGGTGTCGCGGTGGCCTGA